The Serratia rhizosphaerae genome has a segment encoding these proteins:
- the ggt gene encoding gamma-glutamyltransferase, with amino-acid sequence MFLHKWSQPLTMAALLVSGSLHAASTPAVEARQGMVVTSQRLASQVGVDILKMGGNAVDAAVAVGYAQAVVNPCCGNIGGGGFMTVHLADGTDTFINFRETAPAAASADMYLDAGGKVKKGASLYGYLAAGVPGTVLGMETARKKYGKLSREQVMAPAIKLAREGFVLTRADTDILDTTVARFKQDPEAARIFLRKDGSALQPGDRLVQADLANTLDTIAKQGPDAFYHGKIPQAVEAAARKGGGILTAADFANYKVTETAPITCSYRGYKFVSSPPPSSGGVTLCETLNILEGYDLKSMGFNSAAAIHTMTEAMRHAYMDRNTYLGDPAFINNPIDRLVSKSYAEQIRKQIVPGKATPSENVQPGMEPHEKPETTHYSIVDHDGNAVSTTYTVNGRFGAVVIAPGTGFFLNDEMDDFTVKVGEKNLYGLVQGTANAIAPGKRPLSSMSPTLVTKDNKIFMVLGSPGGSRIITITLQTALNVIDHGMAPQEAVDAPRIHHQWLPDEVYYEQRGVSADTLNLLQKMGYKMVEQTPWGAAELILVGLPGAAGVTPANSGNDSAVSGKVREGYLYGANDVRRPAGAAIGY; translated from the coding sequence ATGTTTTTGCACAAATGGAGTCAACCCCTGACCATGGCGGCGCTGCTGGTCAGCGGCAGCCTGCACGCCGCCTCCACGCCGGCGGTAGAAGCACGGCAGGGTATGGTGGTCACCTCGCAACGTCTGGCCTCACAGGTGGGCGTCGACATTCTGAAAATGGGCGGTAATGCGGTGGATGCCGCCGTGGCCGTCGGCTACGCGCAGGCGGTGGTTAACCCCTGCTGCGGTAATATCGGCGGCGGTGGTTTTATGACCGTCCATCTGGCCGACGGCACCGATACCTTTATCAACTTCCGTGAAACCGCGCCGGCGGCGGCCAGCGCCGATATGTACCTGGACGCCGGCGGCAAAGTGAAAAAAGGCGCCAGCCTGTACGGCTACCTGGCCGCCGGCGTGCCGGGCACCGTGCTGGGCATGGAAACCGCGCGCAAAAAATACGGCAAGCTGAGCCGCGAACAGGTGATGGCGCCGGCCATCAAGCTGGCGCGGGAAGGCTTTGTGCTGACGCGCGCCGATACCGATATCCTCGATACCACCGTCGCACGCTTTAAGCAGGACCCCGAAGCGGCCAGAATCTTCCTGCGTAAAGACGGCAGCGCGCTGCAGCCGGGTGATCGTCTGGTGCAGGCCGATCTGGCCAATACGCTGGACACCATCGCCAAACAGGGGCCGGACGCCTTCTACCACGGTAAAATTCCGCAGGCGGTGGAAGCGGCGGCCCGTAAGGGCGGCGGTATTCTGACCGCGGCCGACTTCGCCAACTACAAAGTCACCGAAACGGCGCCGATTACCTGCAGCTACCGCGGCTATAAGTTCGTCTCATCGCCGCCGCCAAGCTCCGGCGGCGTTACGCTGTGCGAAACGCTGAATATCCTGGAAGGCTACGATCTGAAAAGCATGGGCTTTAACTCGGCGGCGGCCATCCACACCATGACCGAAGCCATGCGCCACGCCTATATGGATCGCAACACCTATCTCGGCGACCCGGCCTTTATCAACAACCCGATCGACCGGCTGGTCAGCAAAAGCTATGCCGAGCAAATCCGCAAGCAAATCGTCCCCGGCAAGGCAACGCCGTCGGAAAACGTGCAGCCCGGCATGGAGCCGCATGAAAAACCGGAAACCACTCACTACTCCATCGTCGATCATGACGGCAATGCGGTATCAACCACCTATACGGTCAACGGCCGCTTCGGCGCGGTGGTGATCGCCCCCGGCACCGGTTTCTTCCTCAATGACGAAATGGATGACTTTACCGTGAAGGTCGGCGAGAAAAACCTCTATGGGCTGGTGCAGGGCACCGCCAACGCCATCGCCCCCGGTAAGCGCCCACTATCGTCGATGAGCCCGACGCTGGTGACCAAAGACAATAAAATCTTTATGGTGCTCGGCTCACCGGGCGGTTCGCGCATTATCACCATCACGCTGCAGACCGCGCTTAACGTGATCGACCACGGCATGGCGCCGCAGGAGGCGGTGGATGCGCCGCGCATTCACCACCAGTGGCTGCCTGACGAGGTCTACTACGAACAGCGCGGCGTCTCCGCGGATACGCTGAATCTGCTGCAGAAGATGGGTTACAAAATGGTGGAGCAGACGCCATGGGGCGCGGCCGAACTGATTCTGGTCGGTCTGCCGGGCGCGGCGGGCGTGACGCCGGCCAACTCCGGCAATGACTCGGCGGTCTCCGGCAAGGTGCGCGAAGGCTATCTGTACGGCGCTAACGACGTACGCCGCCCGGCCGGCGCGGCGATCGGCTACTGA
- the yajC gene encoding preprotein translocase subunit YajC, which produces MSFFISDAVASAGAPAQGSPYSLIIMLVVFGLIFYFMILRPQQKRAKEHKKLMDSIGKGDEVLTTGGLIGRVTKVADTGIIAIALNDTTEVMIKRDFVAAVLPKGTMKAL; this is translated from the coding sequence ATGAGCTTTTTCATTTCTGACGCCGTCGCATCCGCAGGAGCTCCGGCTCAGGGAAGCCCGTACTCTCTGATCATTATGCTGGTGGTATTCGGCCTGATCTTCTACTTCATGATCCTGCGCCCGCAGCAGAAGCGCGCCAAAGAGCATAAAAAACTGATGGACTCCATCGGCAAGGGTGATGAAGTGCTGACCACCGGCGGTCTGATCGGTCGCGTTACCAAAGTGGCCGATACCGGCATTATCGCTATTGCGCTGAACGACACCACGGAAGTGATGATCAAGCGTGACTTCGTGGCGGCCGTTCTGCCGAAAGGTACCATGAAGGCCCTGTAA
- the queA gene encoding tRNA preQ1(34) S-adenosylmethionine ribosyltransferase-isomerase QueA, with amino-acid sequence MRVADFSFELPESLIARYPQAQRSGCRLLQLDGPSGELTHGVFTDLLDKLEAGDLLVFNNTRVIPARIFGRKASGGKIEVLVERVLDDSRVLAHVRASKAPKPGAELLLGDDESIAATMVARHDALFELRFDDERDVFAILNDVGHMPLPPYIDRPDEDADRELYQTVYSEKPGAVAAPTAGLHFDEPLLAALRAKGVEMAFVTLHVGAGTFQPVRVDSIEDHIMHAEYAEVPQEVVDAVLACKARGKRVIAVGTTSVRSLESAAAASKDALIAPFFDDTSIFIYPGYHYQVIDALVTNFHLPESTLIMLVSAFAGYQNTMHAYQQAVAEQYRFFSYGDAMFISRNPQAENESVGE; translated from the coding sequence ATGCGCGTCGCCGATTTTTCCTTTGAACTTCCCGAGTCTTTGATCGCCCGTTACCCGCAGGCACAGCGCAGCGGCTGTCGCCTGCTGCAGTTGGATGGGCCAAGCGGTGAACTGACGCACGGCGTGTTCACCGACCTGCTGGATAAATTGGAGGCCGGCGACCTGCTGGTGTTTAACAATACCCGGGTGATCCCGGCGCGCATCTTCGGCCGTAAGGCCAGCGGCGGCAAGATTGAGGTGCTGGTGGAGCGCGTACTGGACGACAGCCGGGTGCTGGCGCACGTGCGCGCCTCGAAGGCGCCGAAACCGGGCGCTGAGCTGCTGCTGGGCGATGACGAAAGCATCGCTGCGACCATGGTGGCGCGTCATGACGCCCTGTTTGAGCTGCGTTTCGACGATGAGCGTGACGTGTTCGCCATTTTGAATGATGTTGGCCATATGCCGCTGCCGCCGTATATCGACCGGCCGGACGAAGACGCCGACCGCGAGCTTTATCAGACCGTCTACAGCGAAAAGCCGGGCGCGGTGGCGGCGCCGACCGCCGGCCTGCACTTTGACGAGCCGCTGCTGGCGGCGTTGCGCGCCAAGGGCGTGGAGATGGCGTTCGTCACCCTGCATGTTGGCGCCGGCACCTTCCAGCCGGTGCGGGTGGACAGCATTGAAGATCACATTATGCATGCCGAGTATGCCGAAGTGCCGCAAGAGGTCGTGGATGCGGTACTGGCCTGTAAAGCGCGCGGCAAACGGGTGATTGCCGTCGGCACCACCTCGGTGCGCTCGCTGGAGAGTGCCGCCGCTGCCAGCAAGGACGCGCTGATTGCGCCGTTCTTCGACGATACCAGCATCTTTATCTATCCGGGGTATCACTATCAGGTGATCGATGCGCTGGTGACCAATTTCCACCTGCCGGAATCGACGCTGATCATGCTGGTTTCCGCCTTTGCCGGCTACCAGAACACTATGCATGCCTATCAGCAGGCGGTGGCCGAGCAATACCGCTTCTTCAGTTACGGCGATGCGATGTTTATCAGCCGTAACCCGCAGGCGGAAAACGAATCCGTCGGCGAGTAA
- a CDS encoding peroxiredoxin C: MVLVTRQAPDFTAAAVLGNGEIVENFNLKKHLNGKPAVLFFWPMDFTFVCPSELIAFDHRYEEFQKRGVEVVGVSFDSEFVHNAWRKTPVENGGIGEVKYAMVADVKREIQKAYGIEHPEAGVALRGSFLIDKDGIVRSQIVNDLPIGRNIDEMIRTVDALQFHEEHGEVCPAQWEKGKEGMGASPDGVAKYLSENAAKL; the protein is encoded by the coding sequence ATGGTCCTGGTAACTCGTCAAGCCCCTGACTTCACCGCAGCTGCCGTACTTGGTAACGGCGAAATCGTTGAAAACTTCAACCTGAAAAAACACCTGAACGGCAAACCAGCCGTACTGTTCTTCTGGCCAATGGACTTCACCTTCGTGTGCCCTTCAGAGCTGATCGCTTTCGATCACCGCTATGAAGAGTTCCAGAAGCGTGGCGTAGAAGTGGTTGGCGTTTCCTTCGACTCCGAGTTCGTTCACAACGCATGGCGTAAAACCCCTGTTGAAAACGGCGGCATCGGTGAAGTGAAATACGCAATGGTTGCTGACGTTAAGCGTGAAATCCAGAAAGCTTACGGCATCGAGCACCCGGAAGCGGGCGTTGCGCTGCGTGGTTCTTTCCTGATCGACAAAGACGGCATCGTGCGTTCTCAGATCGTTAACGATCTGCCAATCGGCCGTAACATCGACGAAATGATCCGCACCGTTGATGCGCTGCAGTTCCATGAAGAGCACGGCGAAGTGTGCCCGGCTCAGTGGGAAAAAGGCAAAGAAGGTATGGGCGCGTCTCCAGACGGCGTTGCTAAATACCTGTCTGAAAACGCTGCCAAGCTGTAA
- a CDS encoding DUF3251 domain-containing protein, with protein sequence MTISYPKVCLLTALILLAGCAQNRDVPNLRNQVGELSQKVTTLTEQATALERQKQLNQGSTSGVYLLPTANTPARLQSNIGELSVALDRVKSEANGSQAVLHIRTLSGKALPAFKAMVEWGRLDDNGQLQNAGALSQPIQNGDSLLAKTTQSFELRFSDVTPEQLGYIRLHSVEPLTAESR encoded by the coding sequence ATGACAATCAGTTATCCTAAAGTCTGCCTGCTTACCGCCCTGATTTTGCTTGCCGGCTGCGCGCAAAACCGCGACGTGCCGAACCTGCGCAACCAGGTCGGCGAGCTGAGCCAAAAAGTCACCACGCTGACCGAACAGGCTACGGCGCTGGAACGCCAGAAACAGCTGAACCAAGGTTCGACCAGCGGCGTCTATCTGCTGCCCACCGCCAACACGCCGGCACGACTGCAGAGCAATATCGGCGAACTCAGCGTCGCGCTGGATCGGGTAAAAAGCGAAGCCAACGGCTCGCAGGCGGTGCTGCATATCCGCACGCTGTCCGGCAAAGCGCTGCCCGCCTTCAAGGCGATGGTGGAGTGGGGACGGCTGGATGACAACGGCCAGTTGCAAAATGCCGGCGCGCTGTCCCAGCCGATTCAAAACGGCGACTCGCTGCTGGCGAAAACCACGCAAAGTTTCGAGCTGCGCTTCAGCGACGTCACCCCGGAACAGCTGGGCTATATCCGCCTACACAGCGTTGAGCCGCTCACCGCCGAAAGCCGTTAA
- the secF gene encoding protein translocase subunit SecF → MAQDYTVEQLNYGRKVYDFMRWDYLAFGISIVVLIASIAIMSVRGFNWGLDFTGGTVIEINLEQPANLDLMRDTLEKAGFQDPVIQNFGSSRDVMVRMPPVTGNAGQELGNKVIGVINESVDKNATVKRIEFVGPSVGSELAQTGGMALLVALISILIYVGFRFEWRLAAGAVIALAHDVVITLGVLSLFHIEIDLTIIASLMSVIGYSLNDSIVVSDRIRENFRKIRRGTPYEIVNVSLTQTLSRTLMTSGTTLVVVLMLYIFGGAMLHGFSLAMLIGVSIGTISSIYVASALALKLGMKREHMLQQKVEKEGADQPSILP, encoded by the coding sequence GTGGCACAGGATTATACTGTTGAGCAACTCAACTACGGCCGTAAAGTCTATGACTTTATGCGCTGGGACTATCTGGCTTTCGGCATCTCGATTGTGGTGCTGATCGCCTCTATCGCCATCATGTCGGTGCGCGGCTTTAACTGGGGACTGGATTTCACCGGCGGTACGGTGATTGAAATCAACCTGGAGCAGCCGGCAAACCTTGACCTGATGCGCGATACGCTGGAAAAGGCCGGGTTCCAGGACCCGGTTATCCAGAACTTCGGCAGCAGCCGCGATGTAATGGTGCGCATGCCGCCGGTTACCGGCAATGCGGGCCAGGAGCTGGGCAACAAAGTGATCGGCGTGATCAATGAGTCGGTGGATAAGAATGCGACCGTGAAGCGTATCGAGTTCGTCGGCCCGAGCGTGGGCAGCGAACTGGCGCAGACCGGCGGCATGGCGCTGCTGGTGGCGCTGATCTCGATTCTGATCTACGTCGGCTTCCGCTTTGAGTGGCGCCTGGCGGCCGGTGCGGTTATCGCGCTGGCGCACGACGTGGTGATTACCCTCGGCGTGCTGTCGCTGTTCCATATCGAGATTGACCTGACCATCATCGCTTCCCTGATGTCGGTTATCGGTTACTCGCTGAACGACAGCATCGTGGTGTCAGACCGTATTCGTGAGAACTTCCGCAAGATTCGCCGCGGTACGCCTTACGAAATCGTCAACGTGTCGCTGACCCAGACGCTGAGCCGTACGCTGATGACCTCCGGCACCACGCTGGTGGTGGTGCTGATGCTGTATATCTTCGGCGGCGCGATGCTGCATGGCTTCTCGCTGGCGATGCTGATCGGCGTGTCCATCGGTACCATTTCCTCTATCTACGTCGCCTCTGCGCTGGCGTTGAAACTGGGAATGAAACGCGAACACATGCTGCAGCAGAAAGTGGAGAAAGAGGGCGCCGATCAGCCTTCTATTCTGCCTTAA
- the tgt gene encoding tRNA guanosine(34) transglycosylase Tgt — MKYELDTTDGRARRGRLVFERGVVETPAFMPVGTYGTVKGMTPEEVKETGAQILLGNTFHLWLRPGQEIMKLHGDLHDFMQWPGPILTDSGGFQVFSLGAMRKIKEEGVYFRNPINGDKVFLSPEKSMEIQYDLGSDIVMIFDECTPYPADWDYAKRSMEMSLRWAQRSRQRFDELNNKNALFGIIQGGVYEDLRDVSVKGLVEIGFDGYAVGGLAVGEPKEDMHRILEHVCPQIPEDKPRYLMGVGKPEDLVEGVRRGIDMFDCVMPTRNARNGHLFVTDGVVKIRNAKHKDDTSPLDSECDCYTCRNYSRAYLHHLDRCNEILGARLNTIHNLRFYQRLMAGLRQAIEEGKLEAFVADFYGRIGKPVPPLNV, encoded by the coding sequence GTGAAGTACGAATTAGATACTACCGATGGCCGCGCGCGTCGCGGCCGCCTGGTCTTTGAGCGCGGCGTGGTGGAAACGCCGGCCTTTATGCCGGTCGGCACCTACGGCACCGTAAAGGGCATGACGCCGGAAGAAGTGAAAGAGACCGGCGCGCAGATTTTGCTGGGCAACACGTTCCACCTGTGGCTGCGTCCGGGGCAGGAGATCATGAAGCTGCACGGCGACCTGCATGACTTTATGCAGTGGCCCGGCCCGATCCTCACCGACTCCGGCGGTTTCCAGGTGTTCAGCCTGGGGGCGATGCGCAAAATCAAGGAAGAGGGCGTTTACTTCCGTAACCCGATCAACGGCGACAAAGTGTTTCTCAGCCCGGAAAAATCGATGGAAATCCAGTATGACCTGGGTTCTGACATCGTGATGATTTTTGACGAGTGCACGCCGTACCCGGCGGACTGGGATTACGCCAAGCGTTCGATGGAGATGTCGTTGCGCTGGGCGCAGCGCAGCCGTCAGCGTTTTGACGAGCTGAACAATAAAAATGCGCTGTTCGGCATTATTCAGGGCGGCGTTTACGAAGATTTACGTGATGTTTCAGTAAAAGGGCTGGTGGAGATCGGCTTTGATGGTTACGCTGTGGGCGGTTTGGCGGTAGGTGAGCCAAAAGAGGACATGCACCGTATTCTCGAACATGTTTGCCCGCAAATTCCGGAAGATAAGCCTCGCTATCTGATGGGCGTCGGCAAACCGGAAGACCTGGTGGAAGGCGTGCGTCGCGGCATCGATATGTTTGACTGCGTGATGCCGACGCGTAATGCGCGTAACGGCCATCTGTTCGTGACCGACGGTGTGGTAAAAATCCGCAATGCCAAGCACAAGGATGATACTTCTCCGCTGGACAGCGAGTGTGATTGTTACACCTGTCGCAATTACAGCCGCGCCTACTTGCATCATCTCGACCGTTGCAACGAAATACTCGGTGCCCGTTTGAATACCATTCATAACCTTCGCTTTTACCAGCGTCTGATGGCGGGTTTACGCCAGGCCATCGAAGAGGGTAAATTAGAGGCGTTTGTTGCGGACTTCTACGGTCGGATCGGTAAACCGGTTCCGCCTTTAAATGTTTAA
- a CDS encoding ACP phosphodiesterase, with the protein MNFLAHLHLAQLADSSLLGNLLADFVRGNPAADYAPEVAEGIMLHRRIDVLTDSLPQVKQSRDYFGTDYRRVAPITLDVVWDHFLARHWRQIEPTRPLSDFTRQARDQIVPHLAQTPERFQTLNHYLWSERWLERYAELPFIAQVLRGMASRRPRLAALGGSFADVERHYHQLETQFWQFYPQLMRQAQAKRL; encoded by the coding sequence ATGAATTTCCTTGCTCATCTCCATTTGGCCCAGTTGGCGGACAGCTCGCTGCTGGGTAACCTGCTGGCCGACTTTGTGCGCGGCAACCCGGCGGCGGACTATGCGCCCGAGGTGGCGGAAGGCATTATGCTGCACCGCCGTATTGACGTTCTGACGGACTCGCTGCCGCAGGTTAAACAGAGCCGCGATTACTTTGGCACCGACTATCGCCGCGTGGCGCCCATCACGCTCGATGTGGTGTGGGACCACTTTCTGGCGCGACACTGGCGGCAGATCGAGCCGACGCGTCCGCTCAGTGATTTTACCCGCCAGGCGCGCGATCAAATCGTTCCTCATCTGGCGCAAACGCCCGAGCGTTTTCAGACCCTGAACCATTACCTCTGGTCAGAACGCTGGCTGGAGCGCTACGCCGAACTGCCGTTTATCGCTCAGGTGCTGCGCGGCATGGCCAGCCGGCGACCGCGACTGGCGGCGCTGGGCGGCTCTTTCGCCGACGTAGAGCGCCACTATCATCAGCTTGAAACACAGTTCTGGCAGTTTTATCCTCAACTGATGCGTCAGGCACAGGCCAAACGCCTGTAG
- the secD gene encoding protein translocase subunit SecD, producing the protein MLNRYPLWKYLMLIVVIAVGLLYALPNIYGEDPAVQITGARGVAASETTLDQVRTVLEKDHIESKSIALEEGAILARFKDPDVQLRAREALMSALGDKYVVALNLAPATPRWLSMLGAEPMKLGLDLRGGVHFLMEVDMDTALSKLQEQTIDTLRSDLREKGIPYASIRKLDNNGVEVRFRDNDARDRAISYMTPRQRDYVFSSNGSNVMKVTLTDARLSEAREYAVQQNITILRNRVNQLGVAEPLVQRQGSDRIVVELPGIQDTARAKEILGATATLEFRLVNTNVDATAAANGRVPGDSEVKNTREGQPIVLYKRVILTGDHITDSTSTMDEYNQPQVNISLDSAGGNSMSNFTKDNIGKPMATLFVEYKDSGKKDANGRAVLVKQEEVINVANIQSRLGNSFRITGIGNPNEARQLSLLLRAGALIAPIQIVEERTIGPTLGMQNIEQGLEACLWGLVASIVFMVVWYRKFGVIATSALVVNLVLIVGVMSLLPGATLTMPGIAGIVLTLAVAVDANVLINERIKEELKNGRSVQQAIHEGYKGAFSSIIDANVTTLITAIILYAVGTGSIKGFAITTAIGVATSMFTAIVGTRAIVNLLYGGKRINKLSI; encoded by the coding sequence GTGCTAAACCGTTATCCTTTGTGGAAGTATCTGATGCTGATCGTGGTGATCGCCGTCGGTCTGCTTTATGCGCTTCCCAACATTTATGGTGAGGATCCGGCCGTACAAATCACTGGCGCGCGCGGTGTCGCCGCCAGTGAAACTACGCTGGACCAGGTCCGTACCGTATTAGAAAAAGACCATATCGAGAGCAAGTCGATCGCGCTGGAAGAAGGCGCCATCCTGGCTCGCTTTAAAGATCCTGACGTTCAGCTGCGGGCGCGTGAAGCCCTGATGTCGGCGCTGGGCGATAAGTACGTTGTGGCGCTGAACCTTGCGCCGGCGACGCCGCGCTGGCTGTCCATGCTGGGCGCCGAGCCGATGAAACTGGGCCTTGATTTGCGCGGCGGCGTGCACTTCCTGATGGAAGTTGACATGGATACCGCGCTCAGCAAGCTGCAGGAACAGACCATCGACACCCTGCGCAGCGACCTGCGTGAAAAGGGCATCCCTTACGCGTCTATCCGCAAGCTGGACAACAACGGCGTTGAGGTCCGCTTCCGCGATAACGACGCGCGCGATCGGGCCATCAGCTATATGACGCCGCGTCAGCGCGACTACGTGTTCTCCTCTAACGGCAGCAACGTCATGAAGGTCACCCTGACCGATGCGCGTCTGAGCGAAGCGCGCGAATATGCCGTGCAGCAGAACATCACCATCCTGCGTAACCGCGTCAACCAACTGGGCGTCGCCGAGCCGCTGGTGCAGCGTCAGGGTTCTGACCGCATCGTGGTTGAGCTGCCGGGCATCCAGGACACCGCGCGCGCCAAAGAGATTCTGGGCGCTACCGCGACGCTGGAGTTCCGTCTGGTTAACACCAACGTTGACGCCACTGCGGCGGCCAACGGCCGCGTGCCGGGCGATTCGGAAGTGAAGAACACCCGTGAAGGCCAGCCGATCGTGCTGTACAAGCGCGTGATTCTGACCGGTGACCATATCACCGATTCCACCTCGACCATGGACGAGTACAACCAGCCGCAGGTTAACATCTCGCTGGACAGCGCCGGCGGCAACTCGATGTCCAACTTCACCAAGGACAACATCGGCAAGCCGATGGCGACCCTGTTTGTGGAATATAAGGACAGCGGCAAGAAAGACGCCAACGGCCGTGCGGTGCTGGTGAAGCAGGAAGAAGTGATCAACGTGGCGAACATTCAGTCGCGTCTGGGCAACAGCTTCCGCATTACCGGTATCGGCAACCCGAACGAAGCACGTCAGCTGTCGCTGCTGCTGCGTGCCGGTGCGCTGATTGCGCCGATCCAGATCGTGGAAGAGCGTACCATCGGCCCGACCCTGGGGATGCAGAACATCGAACAGGGCCTGGAAGCCTGCCTGTGGGGCCTGGTGGCGTCCATCGTGTTTATGGTGGTGTGGTACCGTAAATTCGGCGTGATTGCGACCAGCGCGCTGGTGGTCAACCTGGTGCTGATCGTCGGCGTGATGTCGCTGTTGCCGGGCGCAACGCTGACCATGCCGGGGATTGCCGGTATCGTTCTGACGCTGGCGGTGGCGGTTGACGCCAACGTACTGATTAACGAACGTATCAAGGAAGAGCTGAAGAACGGGCGTTCCGTTCAGCAGGCGATCCATGAGGGCTATAAAGGCGCGTTCTCCAGTATTATCGACGCCAACGTCACCACGCTGATCACCGCGATTATTCTGTACGCAGTGGGCACCGGTTCGATTAAAGGCTTTGCGATTACCACCGCGATCGGCGTGGCGACGTCCATGTTTACCGCGATTGTCGGTACCCGTGCCATCGTCAACCTGCTTTACGGCGGCAAACGCATTAACAAGCTGTCTATCTGA